The following are encoded together in the Spiroplasma apis B31 genome:
- the purB gene encoding adenylosuccinate lyase, which produces MLKRYAIDKIEEIWSEENKLKWWLEVEKKVVKAWSSIGVIPKEDSLVIEKTASIDLKRMLDIEKETKHDVVAFTRAVSETLGEEKKWIHLGLTSTDVVDTAQNKLIKESNEVVEEYLKYFLDVLKERAIETKNIVIMGRSHGMYGEPTSLGLKFLLWYEEIKRQLERFDLARRQVEVAKISGSMGNYANIEPEVEVFVANELGLGLDTISTQVTQRDRHSFLISVFANIASTLEKIATEIRSFQRSEVQEICEGFKKGQKGSSSMPHKKNPISSENICGLSRYIRAFVTPSLENNVLWHERDISHSSNERLILPDVFNILCYILKRMTSTVEDLVINEEKIIEHILEQKGIFFSQRVLTYILMKYNHSREEVYDFIQMCTLKCQQTKKEFKEILVSEGISKYLKTEQELENLFDLNFFMRNVDKIFRRVMV; this is translated from the coding sequence ATGTTAAAAAGATATGCAATCGATAAAATAGAAGAAATCTGATCTGAAGAAAATAAACTCAAATGATGATTAGAGGTAGAGAAAAAAGTAGTTAAGGCATGATCCTCTATTGGTGTTATACCGAAAGAAGACTCTTTAGTTATTGAAAAAACTGCGAGTATCGACTTAAAAAGGATGCTTGATATAGAAAAAGAAACAAAACATGATGTAGTTGCATTCACTAGGGCAGTTTCAGAGACCCTTGGCGAGGAAAAAAAATGAATTCATCTAGGTTTAACTTCAACTGACGTAGTAGATACAGCTCAGAATAAACTTATAAAAGAATCTAACGAGGTTGTTGAAGAGTACTTAAAATATTTTCTGGATGTTCTAAAAGAACGAGCAATAGAAACTAAAAATATTGTAATTATGGGTAGGTCACACGGGATGTATGGTGAACCAACGTCTTTAGGCCTTAAGTTTTTGTTATGATATGAAGAAATAAAAAGGCAACTAGAAAGATTCGACTTGGCTCGTAGACAAGTCGAAGTGGCTAAAATCTCAGGTTCAATGGGTAATTATGCAAATATTGAACCAGAAGTAGAAGTATTTGTTGCCAATGAGTTGGGGCTAGGTTTGGATACAATTTCAACACAGGTAACTCAAAGGGACAGACACAGTTTTTTAATATCTGTTTTTGCTAACATAGCTTCAACACTTGAAAAAATAGCCACAGAGATTCGAAGTTTTCAAAGAAGTGAAGTTCAAGAAATTTGTGAGGGATTCAAAAAAGGGCAAAAAGGTTCTAGCTCTATGCCACATAAAAAGAACCCTATAAGCAGCGAAAATATTTGCGGACTGTCTAGATATATACGAGCATTTGTAACTCCATCGCTAGAAAACAATGTTCTTTGGCATGAAAGAGATATATCTCATAGTTCAAATGAAAGGTTGATACTACCAGACGTATTTAACATATTGTGCTACATTTTGAAAAGAATGACAAGCACAGTTGAAGATCTAGTTATTAATGAGGAAAAAATAATAGAGCATATATTGGAACAAAAGGGTATTTTCTTTAGCCAAAGAGTATTAACTTATATATTAATGAAGTATAATCATTCTAGAGAAGAAGTATATGATTTTATACAAATGTGTACACTCAAATGTCAACAAACCAAAAAAGAGTTCAAAGAAATACTTGTATCTGAAGGAATTTCGAAATATTTAAAAACTGAACAAGAATTAGAAAACTTATTTGATTTGAATTTTTTTATGCGTAACGTTGACAAAATTTTTAGAAGGGTGATGGTTTAA